A genomic window from Streptomyces sp. MST-110588 includes:
- a CDS encoding amino acid ABC transporter ATP-binding protein yields the protein MVKAEGVHKSFGSAHILKGIDLEVAPKEVFCLIGPSGSGKSTFLRCINHLEKVNAGRLSVDGELVGYREKDGRLYELRDREVAARRRDIGMVFQRFNLFPHMTAVENIMEAPVQVKGESKASARARALKLLDRVGLADKAGNYPSQLSGGQQQRVAIARALAMEPKLMLFDEPTSALDPELVGDVLDVMRDLAADGMTMIVVTHEMGFAREVGDSVVFMDDGVVVEAGHPREVLTNPQHERTRSFLSKVL from the coding sequence ATGGTCAAGGCCGAAGGCGTCCACAAGTCCTTCGGCTCGGCGCACATCCTCAAGGGCATCGACCTGGAGGTCGCCCCCAAGGAGGTCTTCTGCCTGATCGGCCCGTCCGGCTCCGGCAAGTCGACCTTCCTGCGCTGTATCAACCACCTGGAGAAGGTCAACGCGGGCCGGCTCTCGGTCGACGGCGAGCTGGTCGGCTACCGCGAGAAGGACGGCAGGCTGTACGAGCTGCGCGACCGCGAGGTCGCCGCCCGCCGGCGCGACATCGGCATGGTCTTCCAGCGCTTCAACCTCTTCCCGCACATGACGGCGGTGGAGAACATCATGGAGGCGCCGGTCCAGGTCAAGGGCGAGTCCAAGGCGTCGGCGCGGGCCCGCGCGCTGAAGCTGCTGGACCGGGTGGGCCTGGCCGACAAGGCCGGCAACTACCCCTCCCAGCTCTCCGGCGGCCAGCAGCAGCGGGTGGCCATCGCCCGCGCGCTGGCGATGGAACCGAAGCTGATGCTCTTCGACGAGCCGACCTCGGCCCTGGACCCGGAGCTGGTCGGTGACGTCCTGGACGTCATGCGCGACCTGGCCGCCGACGGCATGACCATGATCGTCGTGACCCACGAGATGGGGTTCGCGCGGGAGGTCGGCGACTCCGTCGTCTTCATGGACGACGGGGTGGTCGTCGAGGCCGGCCACCCGCGGGAGGTGCTCACCAACCCGCAGCACGAGCGCACCAGGTCCTTCCTGTCCAAGGTGCTCTGA
- a CDS encoding CGNR zinc finger domain-containing protein, protein MELAYYSDYAVQLVNTEQPERGTDTLTSIEAVRALFGESKQAGRRATESDLTRLRAVRSRMRAVFEAADSGDEVRAVDLLNALLMEFPVSPQISGHELRDEDGRPKWHLHIADHASNATAGYTATAAMGLAFHLTELGVDRLGICRARPCRNAYLDTSTNRSRRYCSDRCATRANVAAYRARKRLESDRSARTDLTADTAHASTPPSER, encoded by the coding sequence GTGGAACTGGCCTACTACTCGGACTACGCCGTTCAGCTCGTCAACACCGAGCAGCCCGAGCGCGGCACCGACACCCTGACCTCGATCGAGGCGGTACGCGCCCTGTTCGGCGAGTCCAAGCAGGCCGGCCGCCGGGCCACGGAGAGCGACCTGACCCGGCTGCGGGCCGTACGGTCACGGATGCGCGCCGTCTTCGAGGCAGCCGACTCCGGCGACGAGGTACGCGCCGTGGACCTGCTCAACGCGCTGCTGATGGAGTTCCCGGTCAGCCCGCAGATCTCCGGCCACGAGCTGCGGGACGAGGACGGCCGCCCCAAGTGGCACCTGCACATCGCCGACCACGCGTCCAACGCCACCGCCGGCTACACCGCCACCGCCGCCATGGGCCTGGCCTTCCACCTCACCGAGCTGGGCGTGGACCGGCTCGGCATCTGCCGGGCGCGCCCCTGCCGCAACGCCTACCTCGACACCTCCACCAACCGCTCCCGGCGCTACTGCTCCGACCGCTGCGCCACCCGCGCCAACGTCGCCGCCTACCGCGCCCGCAAACGCCTGGAGAGCGACCGGTCGGCCCGTACGGACCTGACGGCCGACACCGCCCACGCCAGCACGCCGCCCAGCGAGCGCTGA
- the sodX gene encoding nickel-type superoxide dismutase maturation protease codes for MPERVDERGPGQGEEEHERERRGLLRAFGLAEVYNPSMVPTLRPGDRLVVQYGAVVRPGDVVVLRHPFRQDLLIVKRAVERRDGGWWVLGDNPFVENDSREFGTVPDELVVARAWVRLRPPREVQRSLGGVLAWAVSAVRSVRADRSLSRRLRAR; via the coding sequence ATGCCGGAGCGGGTGGATGAGCGGGGGCCGGGGCAGGGTGAGGAGGAGCACGAGCGTGAGCGGCGCGGGCTGCTGCGCGCGTTCGGGCTGGCCGAGGTCTACAACCCGTCGATGGTGCCGACCCTGCGGCCCGGCGACCGGCTCGTGGTCCAGTACGGAGCGGTGGTACGACCGGGTGACGTGGTCGTGCTGCGGCATCCCTTCCGGCAGGATCTGCTGATCGTCAAGCGGGCCGTGGAGCGCCGTGACGGCGGCTGGTGGGTGCTGGGTGACAACCCGTTCGTGGAGAACGACAGCCGGGAGTTCGGGACGGTGCCCGACGAACTGGTCGTCGCCCGCGCATGGGTGCGGCTGCGCCCGCCGCGGGAGGTTCAGCGCTCGCTGGGCGGCGTGCTGGCGTGGGCGGTGTCGGCCGTCAGGTCCGTACGGGCCGACCGGTCGCTCTCCAGGCGTTTGCGGGCGCGGTAG
- the sodN gene encoding superoxide dismutase, Ni, with protein sequence MLSRLFAPKVKVSAHCDLPCGVYDPAQARIEAESVKAVQEKYQANEDADFRTRAVLIKEQRAELAKHHVSVLWSDYFKPPHFEKYPELHQLVNDTLKALSAAKASNDPATGQKALDYIAQIDKIFWETKKA encoded by the coding sequence ATGCTTTCCCGCCTGTTCGCCCCCAAGGTGAAGGTCAGCGCCCACTGCGACCTGCCGTGCGGCGTATACGACCCGGCCCAGGCCCGCATCGAGGCCGAGTCGGTCAAGGCCGTCCAGGAGAAGTACCAGGCCAACGAGGACGCGGACTTCCGCACCCGGGCCGTCCTGATCAAGGAACAGCGCGCGGAGCTGGCCAAGCACCACGTCTCGGTGCTGTGGAGCGACTACTTCAAGCCCCCGCACTTCGAGAAGTACCCGGAGCTCCACCAGCTCGTCAACGACACCCTCAAGGCCCTCAGCGCCGCCAAGGCCTCCAACGACCCCGCCACGGGCCAGAAGGCACTGGACTACATCGCCCAGATCGACAAGATCTTCTGGGAGACGAAGAAGGCCTGA
- a CDS encoding ABC transporter ATP-binding protein, translating into MTAGLPVAEPPRVRRAAAGLIRRDGRMFAAVIALNALAAGVGLAGPWLLGRIVDDVKAGAGVAAVDGPALVILAAALTQLLLTRWARHLAYRFGERTTARVREQLADRALALPASVVERAGTGDLMARGTSDVAAVGATLRDAAPDVFVALLQALFLLIAVFVVSPVLGGCALLGLAGMCWATRWYLRRARTAYLTEAATDSALAEVLTATAAGARTVEAFGLHKRRVAACDQALESSRTARTRTLSLRSVLLPAVDVSYALPVVLTLLLGGLLQANGLVSLGAVITCALYLRQLPEPLDAILLWAEQLQSTAAAFARIEGLAPDQPVRDTATPAPVQKTAHPAPASASASDGIEATEVTFSYDGGPEVLHGISLTVRPGERLALVGPSGAGKSTLGRLLAGIDHPTSGTVTVGGVPLAGLHPEQLRRQVVLVSQEHHVFLGTVRDNLLIAAPDATDPALRAALLAVGADWYDALPHGLDTELGPRAHPLNGAHAQQLALARVVLADPHTVILDEATALLDPTTARHTERALAAVLKGRTVIAIAHRLHTAHDADRIAVLENGHLAELGPHTHLLTRPGPYAALWTAWH; encoded by the coding sequence ATGACGGCGGGACTGCCGGTGGCGGAGCCGCCCCGGGTACGCCGGGCCGCGGCCGGGCTGATCCGCCGCGACGGCCGGATGTTCGCCGCCGTCATCGCCCTGAACGCGCTGGCCGCCGGCGTCGGCCTGGCCGGCCCCTGGCTGCTCGGCCGGATCGTCGACGACGTCAAGGCCGGGGCCGGCGTCGCCGCCGTGGACGGGCCGGCGCTGGTCATCCTGGCCGCCGCACTCACCCAGCTCCTGCTGACCCGCTGGGCCCGCCACCTCGCGTACCGCTTCGGCGAGCGCACCACCGCCCGAGTCCGCGAGCAACTGGCCGACCGGGCCCTGGCGCTGCCCGCCTCGGTGGTGGAGCGGGCCGGTACGGGCGACCTGATGGCCCGTGGCACCTCCGACGTCGCCGCCGTCGGCGCGACCCTGCGCGACGCCGCGCCGGACGTGTTCGTCGCCCTGCTCCAGGCCCTCTTCCTGCTGATCGCCGTCTTCGTCGTCAGCCCGGTCCTCGGCGGCTGCGCGCTGCTCGGCCTGGCCGGGATGTGCTGGGCCACCCGCTGGTACCTGCGCCGCGCCCGGACCGCCTACCTGACGGAGGCGGCGACCGACTCGGCGCTGGCGGAGGTGCTCACGGCCACCGCCGCCGGTGCCCGTACGGTCGAGGCGTTCGGCCTCCACAAGCGCCGCGTCGCCGCCTGCGACCAGGCGCTGGAATCCAGCCGCACCGCCCGCACCCGCACCCTCTCCCTGCGCAGCGTCCTGCTCCCGGCCGTGGACGTCTCCTACGCCCTCCCGGTGGTCCTCACCCTCCTGCTCGGCGGCCTCCTCCAGGCGAACGGCCTGGTGAGCCTGGGCGCAGTCATCACCTGCGCCCTGTACCTGCGCCAGCTCCCGGAGCCGCTGGACGCGATCCTGCTGTGGGCCGAGCAACTGCAGAGCACCGCCGCCGCATTCGCCCGCATCGAGGGCCTGGCCCCGGACCAGCCCGTACGGGACACCGCCACCCCGGCCCCCGTACAGAAAACCGCGCACCCCGCCCCCGCCTCCGCCTCCGCCTCCGACGGCATCGAAGCAACCGAGGTGACCTTCTCCTACGACGGCGGCCCGGAGGTCCTGCACGGCATCAGCCTGACGGTGCGGCCCGGCGAACGGCTCGCCCTGGTCGGGCCCTCCGGAGCGGGAAAGTCCACCCTGGGCCGCCTCCTGGCCGGCATCGACCACCCGACCAGCGGCACCGTCACCGTCGGCGGCGTCCCCCTCGCCGGCCTCCACCCCGAACAATTGCGCCGGCAGGTCGTCCTCGTCAGCCAGGAACACCACGTCTTCCTCGGCACGGTCCGCGACAACCTGCTGATCGCCGCCCCGGACGCCACCGACCCCGCCCTGCGCGCGGCCCTCCTGGCCGTGGGCGCCGACTGGTACGACGCCCTGCCCCACGGCCTGGACACCGAACTCGGCCCCCGCGCCCACCCTCTGAACGGCGCCCACGCCCAGCAACTGGCCCTGGCCCGGGTCGTCCTGGCGGACCCGCACACCGTCATCCTGGACGAGGCCACCGCCCTCCTGGACCCGACGACGGCCCGGCACACCGAACGCGCCCTGGCGGCGGTGCTCAAGGGCCGTACGGTCATCGCCATCGCCCACCGGCTGCACACCGCCCACGACGCCGACCGCATCGCCGTCCTCGAAAACGGCCACCTGGCCGAGCTGGGCCCCCACACCCACCTCCTGACCCGACCCGGCCCCTACGCCGCCCTATGGACGGCCTGGCACTGA
- a CDS encoding ABC transporter ATP-binding protein: MAALMLPPYLLSRAIDDGLVKGDGAALAGWSAALLAVGLLNAWLAVMRHRVMTRVRMDAMFRTVRTVVVHATRLGAALPRKAAAGEVATIGIADAALIGRTLTITSPGVGAVLAYCLVAVLLVSVSPLLAVVVLLGVPLLAVLVGPLLGRLHGAASAYREQQSALTARLGDIVGGLRVLNGLGGKALFGERYRRASQALRAEGYRVGAVTSWIQALGTGLPVLFLAAVTWLAARMAAQGELTVGELVSVYGYAAVLVVPVTFFIEGGHDISRGLVSAGRVVRFLNLEPDGAGAGSGSGPATGNAAPAGAPAPSRPAVLRDPESGLEVLPGRLTALVAARPAEAVAVVDRLGRFTASAATWGGRPLDTVPPPHIRERILVADNEADLFAGPLREVIAGRRRPDDELIARAVRAAVAQDVLQGLPDGLGSAIDAQGRNLSGGQRQRVRLARALYADPEVLMLVEPTSAVDAHTEAAVARRLRAARPGRTTLVTTTSPLLLEQADVVCCLTDGRVTATGTHRELLRTEPGYRALVSRGSGEPDEPYDPDEPYEPGESDEPEEPYEPHEQDEPDESDEAQESPGPHASRAPNTPRGATR, translated from the coding sequence ATGGCCGCGCTGATGCTGCCCCCGTACCTGCTCTCCCGCGCGATCGACGACGGCCTGGTCAAGGGGGACGGCGCCGCCCTGGCCGGATGGTCCGCGGCGCTGCTCGCGGTCGGGCTGCTGAACGCCTGGCTCGCCGTCATGCGGCACCGCGTCATGACGAGGGTCCGTATGGACGCCATGTTCCGTACGGTCCGGACGGTGGTCGTGCACGCCACCCGGCTGGGGGCGGCACTGCCCCGCAAGGCCGCCGCCGGTGAGGTCGCCACCATCGGCATCGCCGACGCCGCGCTGATCGGCCGGACCCTGACCATCACCAGTCCGGGTGTTGGCGCGGTGCTGGCGTACTGCCTGGTGGCCGTGCTGCTGGTGTCCGTCTCGCCGCTGCTGGCCGTGGTGGTGCTGCTGGGCGTGCCGCTGCTGGCCGTGCTGGTCGGCCCGCTGCTGGGACGGCTGCACGGCGCGGCCTCGGCGTACCGGGAACAGCAGAGCGCGCTCACCGCACGCCTCGGTGACATCGTCGGCGGACTGCGCGTCCTCAACGGCCTCGGCGGGAAGGCCCTGTTCGGCGAGCGGTACCGGCGCGCCTCCCAGGCGCTGCGGGCGGAGGGGTACCGCGTCGGGGCCGTGACGAGCTGGATCCAGGCGCTGGGCACCGGACTGCCGGTGCTCTTCCTCGCCGCGGTGACCTGGCTGGCCGCCCGGATGGCAGCTCAAGGAGAGCTGACGGTCGGTGAGTTGGTCTCCGTGTACGGCTATGCCGCCGTCCTCGTCGTCCCCGTGACGTTCTTCATCGAGGGCGGACACGACATCAGCCGCGGGCTGGTGTCGGCCGGCCGGGTCGTACGCTTCCTGAACCTGGAGCCGGACGGTGCCGGTGCCGGCAGTGGCAGCGGGCCGGCCACCGGGAACGCCGCCCCGGCCGGCGCCCCGGCCCCGTCCCGGCCCGCCGTCCTCCGCGACCCGGAATCCGGCCTGGAGGTGCTGCCCGGCCGGCTGACCGCGCTGGTCGCCGCCCGGCCCGCGGAGGCGGTCGCCGTGGTCGACCGGCTCGGCCGGTTCACCGCGTCGGCCGCCACCTGGGGCGGGAGACCGCTCGACACCGTCCCTCCCCCTCACATACGCGAGCGGATCCTCGTCGCCGACAACGAGGCCGACCTGTTCGCCGGCCCGCTGCGGGAGGTGATCGCCGGGCGGCGGCGACCGGACGACGAGCTGATCGCCCGCGCCGTACGGGCCGCCGTCGCCCAGGACGTCCTCCAAGGACTCCCCGACGGGCTCGGCTCGGCGATCGACGCGCAGGGCCGCAACCTCTCCGGCGGGCAGCGTCAGCGCGTACGCCTGGCCCGTGCGCTGTACGCCGACCCGGAGGTGCTGATGCTGGTCGAACCCACCTCGGCGGTCGACGCCCACACCGAGGCCGCAGTCGCCCGCCGACTGCGCGCCGCCCGGCCCGGCCGTACCACCCTGGTCACCACCACCTCGCCGCTGCTGCTGGAGCAGGCGGACGTCGTGTGCTGTCTGACGGACGGCCGGGTGACCGCCACCGGCACCCACCGCGAACTGCTGCGGACCGAGCCGGGCTACCGCGCCCTGGTCTCCCGCGGTTCGGGTGAGCCGGACGAGCCGTACGATCCGGATGAACCGTACGAGCCAGGCGAGTCGGATGAGCCGGAAGAACCGTACGAGCCGCATGAGCAGGACGAGCCAGACGAGTCAGATGAGGCGCAGGAGTCGCCCGGGCCGCACGCGTCACGCGCACCGAACACTCCCCGAGGAGCCACCCGATGA
- a CDS encoding MBL fold metallo-hydrolase gives MESATDGWYVDDRCTNCDVARQFAPGLIDEADGRSRVLRAPRDAAESRMLYAAAYSCHTRSIRRAGGRTDPALDPFPLSLGEGESVLHCGHNSPHTAGANSYLLRRPSGTQMMIDTPRWSEALAVRYEALGPVTDVLLTHRDHAAHGRRYADRFGARLWIHEGDLDAAPDADHVLRGTEPRRIAEGVTAHPLPGHTRGSVLYLADDRYCFSGDSFYWSRALADLCVAESVTWYSIEELAASLTRTAGRIRFSWVLPGHGDRKCLPADEMSRRLSELAARTRRMRPRPIDFTAIRW, from the coding sequence ATGGAATCCGCCACCGACGGCTGGTACGTGGACGACCGCTGTACGAACTGCGACGTCGCCCGGCAGTTCGCCCCCGGACTGATCGACGAGGCCGACGGCCGGTCGCGTGTCCTGCGCGCCCCGCGCGACGCGGCCGAGTCCCGGATGCTGTACGCCGCCGCGTACTCCTGCCACACCCGTTCCATCCGCCGCGCCGGCGGCCGTACCGATCCCGCCCTGGATCCGTTCCCGCTGTCCCTGGGCGAAGGCGAATCGGTCCTGCACTGCGGTCACAACTCGCCGCACACCGCGGGCGCCAACTCCTACCTCCTGCGCCGCCCCTCCGGCACCCAGATGATGATCGACACCCCGCGCTGGAGCGAGGCCCTGGCCGTCCGGTACGAGGCGCTCGGCCCGGTGACCGACGTACTGCTCACCCACCGGGACCACGCGGCGCACGGCCGCCGCTACGCCGACCGGTTCGGCGCCCGGCTGTGGATCCACGAAGGCGACCTGGACGCCGCCCCGGACGCCGACCACGTCCTGCGCGGCACCGAGCCGCGGCGGATCGCCGAAGGGGTCACCGCCCACCCGCTCCCCGGCCACACCCGCGGCAGCGTCCTCTACCTCGCCGATGACCGCTACTGCTTCAGCGGAGACAGCTTCTACTGGTCCCGCGCCCTGGCGGACCTCTGCGTGGCCGAGAGCGTGACGTGGTACTCCATCGAGGAACTGGCCGCCTCCTTGACCCGTACCGCCGGCCGGATCCGCTTCTCCTGGGTGCTCCCGGGCCACGGCGACCGCAAGTGCCTGCCCGCCGACGAAATGAGCCGCCGCCTGAGCGAGTTGGCCGCCCGCACCCGGCGCATGCGCCCACGGCCGATCGACTTCACCGCCATACGCTGGTGA
- a CDS encoding RNA polymerase sigma factor: MTATTTPPSPGGGTAGAIDAVFRIEWPRLVAGLTGLVRDVGLAEELAQDALVTALERWPASGVPDRPGAWLMATAKHRAIDVLRRQERLTRKVEALGHETATRQPSAEEEFQAVADRGGIEDDLLRLVFITCHPVLSTEARVALTLRLLGGLTTEEIARAFLVAGPTVAQRIVRAKKSLARARVPFEVPEPAELAGRLASVLEVVYLVFNEGYSATAGEDWIRPALCEEALRLGRVLAGLMPEEPEVHGLVALMEIQASRSAARTGPSGEPVLLLEQNRARWDPLLIRRGLAALDRAMELGGGTAGPYTVQAAIAACHARARTAEETDWRRIAALYEALARIGPSPVVELNRAVAVAMAYGPGPALDLVDALAAEPSLRGYHLLPSVRGDLLERLERYEEARGEFLRAAALTRNERERTLLTERAQRCGRGAHGEGGAHGD, encoded by the coding sequence GTGACAGCGACAACGACTCCGCCCTCCCCCGGCGGGGGCACCGCCGGCGCGATCGATGCGGTGTTCAGGATCGAATGGCCGCGGCTGGTCGCAGGGTTGACGGGCCTCGTACGGGACGTGGGGCTGGCCGAGGAACTGGCGCAGGACGCGCTCGTCACCGCGCTGGAGCGGTGGCCCGCGTCCGGCGTACCGGACCGGCCGGGCGCCTGGCTCATGGCCACCGCCAAGCACCGCGCGATCGACGTACTGCGCCGCCAGGAGCGGCTGACCCGCAAGGTCGAGGCCCTCGGCCACGAGACGGCGACCCGGCAGCCATCCGCGGAGGAGGAGTTCCAGGCGGTCGCGGATCGCGGCGGGATCGAGGACGACCTGCTGCGGCTGGTGTTCATCACCTGTCACCCCGTGCTGTCCACCGAGGCGCGGGTCGCGCTGACGCTGCGGCTCCTGGGCGGCCTGACCACCGAGGAGATCGCGCGGGCGTTCCTGGTCGCCGGGCCGACGGTCGCCCAAAGGATCGTCCGGGCCAAGAAGTCCCTGGCCAGGGCGCGGGTCCCCTTCGAGGTGCCGGAGCCGGCGGAGCTCGCCGGGCGGCTGGCATCCGTACTGGAAGTGGTCTACCTGGTGTTCAACGAGGGATATTCGGCGACGGCCGGGGAGGACTGGATACGGCCGGCACTGTGCGAGGAGGCGCTGCGGCTGGGACGGGTGCTGGCCGGGCTGATGCCCGAGGAGCCGGAGGTGCACGGCCTGGTCGCGCTGATGGAGATCCAGGCGTCCCGCTCGGCCGCCCGCACCGGACCGTCCGGCGAACCCGTACTGCTCCTGGAACAGAACCGGGCACGCTGGGACCCGCTGCTGATCCGCCGTGGGCTGGCTGCCCTGGACCGGGCCATGGAGCTGGGCGGCGGGACCGCCGGTCCGTACACCGTGCAGGCCGCGATCGCCGCCTGCCACGCCCGGGCCCGTACGGCCGAGGAGACGGACTGGCGGCGGATCGCGGCACTGTACGAAGCGCTGGCGCGGATCGGGCCGTCGCCCGTGGTGGAGCTGAACCGTGCCGTCGCGGTGGCGATGGCGTACGGACCGGGTCCGGCGCTGGACCTCGTGGACGCCCTGGCCGCCGAGCCGTCGCTGCGCGGCTACCACCTGCTCCCGAGCGTGCGCGGGGATCTGCTGGAGCGGCTGGAACGGTACGAGGAGGCGCGCGGGGAGTTCCTGCGCGCGGCGGCGCTCACGCGCAACGAGCGGGAGCGCACACTGCTCACGGAGCGCGCGCAGCGGTGCGGGCGCGGGGCGCACGGCGAGGGCGGGGCCCACGGCGACTGA
- a CDS encoding sigma-70 family RNA polymerase sigma factor encodes MVPQVLGALVRRYGHFDAAEDAVQEALLAAAVQWPASGPPDNPRGWLIRVAARRLTDALRAEEARRRREETAAALTPRDAFRAPAPGESRAPSQDDTLTLLFLCCHPALSPASQVALTLRAVGGLTTAEIARAYLVPEATMAQRISRAKQRVKASGARFRQPAPDQRLARLAAVLKVLYLIFNEGHTATSGSSLQRAELSQEAIRLTRVLHGLLPEDCEVTGLLALMLLTDARRPARTGEDGSLIPLAEQDRARWDRKSIEEGVALVTAALSCRAPRCPHRPQPGPYQVQAAIAAVHDEAATAEDTDWPQILALYGVLERLSPGPVVRLNRAVAVAMVHGPRAGLEALEALQDDERLDAGHRLEAVRAHLLDMTGDREAARAAYALAAGRTLSLPERRYLQARAARLL; translated from the coding sequence ATGGTGCCGCAGGTCCTCGGCGCGCTCGTACGGCGGTACGGGCACTTCGACGCCGCCGAGGACGCCGTACAGGAAGCGCTGCTCGCCGCGGCGGTGCAGTGGCCCGCGTCGGGCCCGCCGGACAACCCGCGGGGCTGGCTCATCAGGGTCGCCGCCCGCCGGCTGACCGACGCGCTGCGCGCCGAGGAGGCACGCCGACGGCGCGAGGAGACGGCCGCCGCGCTGACCCCGCGCGACGCGTTCCGCGCCCCCGCGCCCGGCGAGAGCCGCGCGCCGTCGCAGGACGACACCCTCACGCTGCTGTTCCTGTGCTGCCACCCCGCCCTCTCCCCGGCGTCCCAGGTAGCGCTCACCCTGCGGGCCGTCGGCGGGCTGACCACCGCCGAGATCGCCCGGGCGTATCTGGTGCCCGAGGCGACGATGGCCCAGAGGATCAGCCGCGCCAAGCAGCGCGTGAAGGCGTCCGGCGCCCGCTTCCGGCAGCCCGCGCCGGACCAGCGCCTCGCGCGCCTGGCGGCCGTACTGAAAGTGCTGTACCTGATCTTCAACGAGGGCCATACGGCGACCTCGGGCAGCAGCCTCCAGCGTGCCGAGCTGTCCCAGGAGGCCATCCGGCTCACCCGGGTGCTGCACGGGCTCCTCCCGGAGGACTGCGAGGTCACGGGCCTGCTGGCCCTGATGCTGCTCACCGACGCCCGCCGCCCGGCCCGCACCGGCGAGGACGGCTCCCTGATCCCGCTCGCCGAACAGGACCGCGCCCGCTGGGACCGGAAGTCCATCGAGGAGGGCGTCGCCCTGGTCACCGCCGCGCTGTCCTGCCGTGCGCCACGGTGCCCGCACCGGCCGCAGCCCGGCCCGTACCAGGTCCAGGCCGCCATCGCCGCCGTCCACGACGAGGCCGCCACCGCCGAGGACACCGACTGGCCCCAGATCCTGGCCCTGTACGGGGTCCTGGAACGCCTCTCGCCGGGCCCCGTGGTCCGTCTGAACCGCGCCGTGGCGGTGGCGATGGTGCACGGGCCGCGGGCCGGCCTGGAGGCGCTGGAGGCGCTGCAGGACGACGAGCGGCTGGACGCGGGCCACCGGCTGGAAGCCGTACGCGCCCACCTCCTGGACATGACGGGCGACCGCGAAGCGGCCCGCGCCGCCTACGCGCTGGCCGCCGGCCGCACGCTCAGCCTCCCCGAACGCCGCTACCTCCAGGCCCGGGCGGCACGACTGCTCTGA
- a CDS encoding YciI family protein, producing the protein MKYMLMVLGKQSDYEAMDGRGGSGGSGGGGPVWTEHDLKAMFDFMGAVNDDLAESGELVDAQGLSEPAQARLVTAAEDGTPVISDGPYGESKEVLAGYWVLDCENIERATAIAARVHQCPVPKGVPNYPVVIRPIPEACGNEM; encoded by the coding sequence ATGAAGTACATGCTGATGGTGCTGGGCAAACAGAGCGACTACGAGGCGATGGACGGCCGCGGTGGGAGCGGTGGAAGCGGCGGGGGCGGGCCGGTGTGGACCGAGCACGACCTCAAGGCGATGTTCGACTTCATGGGGGCCGTGAACGACGACCTCGCGGAGTCGGGCGAACTCGTCGACGCCCAGGGGCTGTCCGAGCCCGCGCAGGCCCGGCTGGTCACCGCCGCCGAGGACGGTACGCCGGTGATCTCCGACGGGCCGTACGGGGAGTCCAAGGAAGTCCTGGCCGGGTACTGGGTGCTGGACTGCGAGAACATCGAACGGGCCACCGCGATCGCCGCCCGGGTACATCAGTGCCCGGTGCCGAAGGGGGTCCCGAACTACCCGGTGGTGATCCGGCCGATCCCGGAAGCGTGCGGGAACGAGATGTGA
- a CDS encoding LysR family transcriptional regulator, which translates to MELEVRHLRALCAIAETGSVRKAARQLGMTQPSLTTQLRRIENALGGQLFFRERTGSRPTPLGHTVLCRARPIVADMRALVEEVAAASVRAQGARLRIGGTSNRAVPGWLRRLRLRFPETDTAIRIDVSAGALLRMVVAGQLDVAFVHEVHGAPLRVPDGLVERELIRREPQFMALPVTHPAAARAVVDLADLAADQWMVDPSVDGEWEGLRRVFTAAGLNPRVVHGDYLTAGDLVAAGEVVTPCQPTSRPRHGMAIRPLRGDPLAVRLFMAYRPGALETATADALFADLVAAYMEVAWASAAYRQWLVRHDGALPLPLPSTGGDAVMTAVTP; encoded by the coding sequence GTGGAGCTTGAGGTGAGGCACCTACGCGCGCTGTGCGCCATCGCCGAGACCGGCAGCGTGCGCAAAGCGGCGCGGCAGCTCGGCATGACCCAGCCGTCCCTGACGACCCAGCTCCGCCGCATCGAGAACGCGCTGGGCGGCCAGCTCTTCTTCCGCGAACGTACGGGCAGCCGGCCCACCCCGCTGGGCCACACGGTCCTGTGCCGGGCCCGCCCGATAGTGGCCGACATGCGGGCCCTGGTGGAGGAGGTGGCCGCCGCCTCCGTACGGGCCCAAGGCGCGCGGCTGCGCATCGGCGGCACCAGCAACCGGGCCGTCCCCGGCTGGCTGCGCCGGCTGCGGCTGCGGTTCCCCGAGACCGACACCGCCATCCGTATCGACGTCTCCGCCGGGGCGCTGCTCCGGATGGTCGTGGCGGGACAGCTCGACGTCGCCTTCGTGCACGAGGTCCACGGCGCGCCGCTGCGCGTCCCCGACGGGCTCGTCGAGAGGGAACTGATCCGCCGCGAGCCGCAGTTCATGGCCCTGCCGGTCACCCACCCGGCCGCGGCGCGAGCGGTGGTGGACCTCGCCGATCTCGCCGCCGACCAGTGGATGGTCGATCCGTCGGTGGACGGGGAGTGGGAGGGGCTGCGCCGCGTCTTCACGGCGGCCGGGCTCAACCCCCGGGTCGTGCACGGCGACTACCTCACCGCCGGTGACCTGGTCGCGGCGGGCGAGGTCGTCACTCCCTGTCAGCCCACCTCGCGCCCCCGGCACGGCATGGCCATCCGCCCGCTGCGCGGCGATCCGCTGGCGGTACGGCTGTTCATGGCCTACCGCCCGGGGGCCCTGGAGACGGCCACGGCCGACGCGCTCTTCGCCGACCTCGTCGCCGCGTACATGGAGGTGGCCTGGGCGAGCGCCGCCTACCGCCAGTGGCTCGTACGGCACGACGGGGCGCTGCCGCTGCCGCTGCCGAGCACCGGGGGCGACGCCGTGATGACGGCCGTCACGCCGTGA